The following proteins are co-located in the Sporolactobacillus pectinivorans genome:
- a CDS encoding metallophosphoesterase family protein, with amino-acid sequence MGHKITIVHISDIHLNPVFKKDIFGMGIDTLSKFLALFDDVKEKNIHPDCFVISGDLIHEGTEDDYGYLHKIVQQKQQEFGVPVFVCLGNHDTREPFWAGYKGDKNKNDEYYYSAMVQGLRLIFLDSKNGTDEEGVISEKQLDWLNQELMQPNPEGTLIIVHHPLFCKNLDYMKYSILQNTDQLLSVLQGKDVLAVLSGHIHFNAVFNLSGLMNSVIAAASYGIDCSNVHLHKFTDDSSYGIITVEDQSVMVQQLSMPSTKNVKYELPIKQLEN; translated from the coding sequence GTGGGACATAAAATAACAATCGTTCATATTTCAGATATACATCTTAACCCGGTTTTTAAAAAGGATATCTTCGGGATGGGCATTGATACACTTAGTAAATTTTTAGCTTTATTTGATGATGTCAAAGAGAAAAATATTCATCCGGACTGTTTTGTCATCAGCGGTGATCTGATTCACGAGGGGACTGAGGATGATTACGGGTACTTGCATAAGATTGTGCAGCAGAAACAGCAGGAATTCGGCGTGCCTGTCTTTGTCTGCCTTGGGAATCACGATACTCGTGAACCGTTCTGGGCAGGATACAAGGGTGATAAAAATAAGAACGACGAATATTACTATTCTGCCATGGTTCAGGGATTAAGACTGATTTTTTTGGACAGCAAGAACGGAACCGATGAAGAAGGCGTCATTTCCGAAAAGCAGCTGGACTGGCTCAATCAGGAATTAATGCAACCTAATCCTGAGGGAACACTGATCATTGTGCATCATCCATTGTTTTGCAAGAATCTTGATTATATGAAATACAGTATACTTCAGAATACAGATCAGTTATTGTCTGTGCTTCAGGGTAAAGACGTTCTGGCAGTCCTGAGTGGACACATCCATTTTAATGCGGTTTTTAATCTTTCAGGTCTGATGAATTCAGTGATCGCCGCAGCTTCCTATGGCATTGACTGTTCGAATGTCCATCTCCATAAATTTACGGATGACAGTTCATACGGAATTATCACCGTTGAGGATCAGAGCGTGATGGTGCAGCAATTATCCATGCCAAGCACGAAAAACGTTAAATATGAATTGCCGATCAAACAGTTGGAAAACTGA
- a CDS encoding carbohydrate ABC transporter permease — MPANKSRNALLWHLLLLVFLILALFPILFAVSNSFKTLSESYNSMLSLIPGKPTFGNYVTIFTTLPMVNIILNTFIIATLVTVFKLVTSYFAAYAFTFFRFTGEKMFYFLFVATIFVPFTVVMIPNYLIVSKIGLLDNIYGVVLPQLCDATGIFLLTQTMRTIPKSLIEVSKLDNIGTLGILRDIVFPLTRPAVVSIGIMFFINSWNEYVWPTLILKNQANFTLPLVLQMFISSEGGTNFPIAMSISMVTMIIPLILYIFFQRYILNTFSQSGIK; from the coding sequence ATGCCGGCAAATAAATCAAGAAATGCCCTGTTATGGCACCTTTTGCTGCTTGTTTTCCTGATCCTTGCGCTATTCCCGATTCTCTTTGCTGTCTCGAATTCTTTTAAGACTTTGAGCGAATCATATAATTCGATGCTCAGTCTGATTCCGGGGAAGCCGACCTTTGGAAACTATGTAACGATCTTTACGACACTGCCTATGGTTAACATCATATTAAATACGTTTATCATTGCGACACTCGTGACGGTTTTCAAACTTGTGACCAGCTATTTTGCAGCCTACGCCTTTACTTTTTTTCGGTTTACCGGAGAGAAAATGTTCTATTTTCTCTTTGTGGCGACCATTTTTGTTCCATTCACTGTTGTCATGATTCCAAACTATTTAATTGTCTCGAAAATAGGCCTGCTGGATAACATATACGGCGTTGTCCTCCCGCAGCTTTGCGACGCCACAGGGATATTTCTATTGACTCAGACGATGCGGACGATTCCCAAATCGCTCATTGAGGTTTCAAAGCTCGACAACATCGGCACTCTCGGTATCCTGAGAGACATCGTCTTTCCGTTGACACGGCCTGCGGTAGTTTCAATCGGAATCATGTTTTTCATCAATTCGTGGAATGAGTACGTATGGCCGACTCTGATTCTGAAGAACCAGGCCAATTTCACACTGCCGCTCGTACTGCAAATGTTTATCAGTTCGGAAGGCGGCACCAATTTTCCGATTGCCATGTCGATTTCAATGGTGACGATGATCATTCCACTCATTTTATATATCTTTTTTCAGAGGTATATATTGAACACGTTCAGCCAGTCTGGGATTAAGTAA
- a CDS encoding ABC transporter ATP-binding protein, protein MQNPYIRLENICKKYGKTPVIERLNLTINKGERLVLLGPSGCGKSTTLRMIAGLENISDGQLFIDHKKMNDVPAGKRGISMVFQDYALYPHMTVERNISYALKVNKMDREEILRRQKKVISILNLEGFEKRYPRDLSGGQRQRVALARSIAKQSSIFLLDEPLSNLDAQMRISARRELLKIHQLYHQTFIYVTHDQIEAMTLGERIALMKDGALQMLDTPYNTYHHPSNVFVAKFIGTPSTNMLETRFEDGFLHFKDVSIKLIEPWIRLIQQSRITDLYLGIRPEYIKLAETSDALTGVVIRTEEYGNQLGVIFQFDGIEMTAISEDRDWKENMKIYFSIDQEKMFLFDHASTQTIGYPDEFSRSEETIELER, encoded by the coding sequence ATGCAGAATCCATATATTCGACTTGAAAATATTTGTAAAAAGTATGGGAAGACACCAGTTATTGAAAGACTGAATCTAACCATCAATAAGGGTGAGCGGCTGGTTCTTTTGGGACCGTCGGGCTGCGGCAAGTCAACAACTTTGCGAATGATTGCCGGGCTGGAGAATATTTCGGACGGCCAGCTCTTTATCGATCACAAAAAAATGAATGATGTGCCGGCTGGAAAACGCGGTATTTCAATGGTCTTCCAGGATTATGCGCTGTATCCGCATATGACTGTCGAAAGAAACATTTCTTATGCACTTAAAGTGAACAAAATGGATCGTGAAGAAATACTGCGCAGGCAGAAAAAAGTGATTTCAATTCTGAACCTTGAAGGGTTTGAAAAACGCTATCCCCGGGATTTGTCGGGAGGCCAGAGGCAGCGTGTCGCGTTGGCACGTTCGATTGCCAAACAAAGCAGCATATTCCTTCTTGATGAACCGCTGTCGAACCTGGATGCACAGATGCGGATCAGCGCCCGGAGAGAATTATTGAAAATTCATCAGCTCTATCATCAGACATTCATTTATGTGACGCATGATCAGATTGAAGCGATGACATTGGGTGAACGGATCGCGCTGATGAAGGACGGTGCCTTGCAGATGCTCGACACGCCTTACAATACGTACCATCATCCGTCCAATGTTTTTGTGGCCAAATTTATTGGCACGCCGTCGACCAATATGCTGGAAACCCGCTTTGAAGATGGTTTTCTGCATTTTAAAGACGTGTCAATTAAACTGATAGAACCATGGATCCGCTTGATTCAACAATCCCGAATCACAGATCTGTATCTAGGCATTCGTCCGGAATACATCAAGCTGGCGGAGACAAGCGATGCTTTGACGGGTGTGGTTATTCGTACAGAAGAATACGGGAATCAGCTGGGCGTCATTTTTCAATTTGATGGAATTGAAATGACAGCGATCAGTGAGGACAGAGACTGGAAAGAAAATATGAAGATCTACTTCTCAATCGATCAGGAGAAGATGTTTCTGTTCGATCATGCATCAACGCAAACCATTGGGTATCCAGATGAATTTTCCCGTTCAGAAGAAACTATTGAATTGGAGCGCTAA
- a CDS encoding carbohydrate ABC transporter permease: MERVSINRNKLIAYVFIIPSLVIFAVFLIWPVFYTFYLSFLNWNMISPTKQFVGLNNYVSLFQDPITYKILINTFIYLGILLILNCLLPYILSFVLEYVITKGKNFYKKVIFIPSIVSLVVGSMLYVWILNPVSGPVAIIFKHMGIYLPIWSNTSGLVLVVLSLITSWKVFGYNFIVLLAGVSNIPAGVIEAAKMDNVPLYRIFLQIVLPMSSATGIYVFIMTIVQGLQYVFTPINVITQGGPNYASSNLIYHSYQDAFVLYKTGESAALSTITLLLFVCLLWLEFKFVEKKVYYAGK, translated from the coding sequence ATGGAAAGAGTGTCCATAAACCGAAACAAACTGATTGCTTATGTCTTTATTATTCCGTCACTAGTCATATTTGCTGTGTTTCTGATCTGGCCGGTTTTCTACACATTCTATTTAAGCTTTCTGAACTGGAATATGATTTCTCCGACAAAGCAATTTGTCGGGCTGAATAACTACGTCAGCCTTTTTCAGGATCCGATCACATACAAAATACTGATCAATACATTTATCTATCTGGGTATCTTGCTTATTTTGAACTGCCTGCTTCCTTATATACTGTCTTTTGTTCTTGAATACGTCATTACAAAAGGGAAAAATTTCTATAAAAAGGTTATTTTCATCCCAAGTATAGTTTCTCTAGTCGTTGGTTCAATGCTTTATGTCTGGATACTGAATCCTGTTTCCGGTCCCGTTGCGATCATTTTTAAGCATATGGGGATCTATTTACCGATTTGGAGCAATACGAGCGGCCTGGTCCTTGTTGTTCTAAGCCTGATTACTTCATGGAAAGTGTTTGGCTACAATTTTATCGTATTGCTGGCTGGAGTCTCCAATATTCCGGCCGGTGTCATCGAGGCAGCAAAAATGGACAACGTTCCGCTTTATCGGATTTTTCTTCAGATTGTTCTGCCGATGAGCAGCGCCACGGGGATCTATGTCTTTATCATGACTATTGTTCAGGGACTGCAGTACGTTTTCACTCCGATCAATGTCATAACGCAGGGCGGCCCGAATTATGCCAGCTCGAACCTGATCTATCATTCCTATCAGGATGCTTTTGTCCTTTACAAAACGGGGGAGTCAGCCGCTTTGTCAACCATCACATTGCTGTTGTTTGTTTGTCTGCTTTGGTTGGAGTTTAAGTTTGTGGAAAAGAAGGTGTACTATGCCGGCAAATAA
- a CDS encoding zinc ribbon domain-containing protein codes for MFCRNCGAKNPDGARFCANCGASLIAPHAPAQSQEPKMSDIPSVSEEPKISETLNISEPLVAAEAPISADVSAAPDAAIIPGLPGEARIPDDVKDLEMIRRPEMVRPPEGLRIPEQQTGNLKEQAVFSDVFAATAQRETRFDEPETKTRLHKKLWLIPLLIVVILGAVAYFTGKYLTDPSRTVAAFEQAVRDQNVHELKKLILPNEHADVNDNQIQAMLRLFDSQPDTYRAIVASLNQSAKSPDIIQPDNMLYYLQKSGKKYLIFDNYRIGTNSIQAKITTNLQGMQVGILGVGHSKIADQADSNTPQTLDVGPVIPGEYTFYGKSKVLNTSKMVSLTSAGKNVDFSGVYIQVRSNISDAELYVNGKDTGETIAEAGAYGPFKKNDTPVFYAKYTVNGQSIQTDPVSVSSGNSSFGTGFSLDQAQTDGIDLNFNQVDSGNFYVLDSQNEQANISTLNNYFPGFYDALSTAVSLDDATNFANYFESGTDYAKAQIQSADNFYKQGVSESNTSFNINSVISLGGGVFSVTVDESWDETITDPNSGSQTSKSFSYTDTYQLKETAPGILKIVGQKITNRQDTSNASSSGSSF; via the coding sequence TTGTTCTGCAGAAATTGCGGCGCAAAGAATCCTGATGGCGCAAGATTTTGCGCAAATTGCGGTGCGTCACTCATTGCGCCGCATGCCCCAGCCCAATCTCAAGAGCCGAAAATGTCTGATATTCCAAGCGTTTCAGAAGAACCCAAGATTTCTGAAACCTTAAATATATCCGAACCTCTTGTGGCAGCAGAAGCTCCGATATCTGCAGATGTTTCGGCAGCACCGGATGCCGCCATTATTCCGGGCCTTCCGGGTGAAGCGCGGATACCCGATGACGTGAAAGATCTGGAAATGATCAGAAGGCCAGAGATGGTTAGGCCTCCGGAAGGCTTGCGGATCCCGGAACAGCAGACGGGTAACCTGAAGGAACAGGCCGTGTTTTCTGACGTCTTTGCTGCGACCGCACAGCGCGAAACACGTTTCGACGAGCCTGAAACTAAAACGCGTTTACATAAAAAACTTTGGTTGATTCCGCTTTTGATTGTGGTTATTCTGGGTGCGGTGGCCTACTTTACGGGTAAATACCTGACTGATCCGAGCAGAACTGTTGCTGCGTTTGAACAGGCCGTTCGCGATCAGAATGTACATGAGTTGAAAAAGCTGATTCTGCCGAATGAACACGCGGATGTGAACGACAATCAGATTCAAGCGATGCTTCGTCTATTCGACAGTCAGCCTGATACATATCGAGCCATTGTTGCTTCGTTAAATCAGTCGGCAAAGTCACCGGATATCATCCAGCCGGATAATATGCTCTATTATTTACAAAAATCCGGCAAAAAGTATTTGATTTTTGACAATTATCGAATTGGTACGAATTCCATTCAAGCAAAAATAACCACAAATCTGCAGGGAATGCAAGTCGGCATCTTAGGTGTCGGTCATTCGAAAATCGCTGATCAGGCAGATAGTAACACACCGCAGACTCTTGATGTTGGGCCGGTGATACCGGGTGAATATACTTTTTACGGCAAATCAAAGGTCTTGAATACGTCAAAGATGGTTAGTCTCACTTCTGCCGGCAAAAATGTGGATTTTTCCGGTGTGTATATTCAGGTCCGAAGTAATATCAGTGATGCCGAGTTGTATGTGAATGGCAAGGATACAGGGGAAACGATTGCGGAGGCCGGAGCGTACGGACCATTCAAGAAAAATGACACACCCGTATTCTATGCAAAATATACCGTTAATGGCCAATCGATTCAGACAGATCCGGTTTCGGTTTCGAGCGGAAACTCAAGCTTCGGTACCGGCTTTTCTCTCGACCAGGCTCAAACGGATGGTATTGATCTAAACTTTAATCAGGTAGATTCGGGAAACTTTTACGTTTTGGACAGCCAAAATGAGCAGGCGAATATTAGCACATTGAATAATTATTTTCCGGGATTTTATGATGCGCTTTCCACCGCGGTGTCTCTGGATGATGCAACGAACTTCGCTAATTATTTTGAAAGCGGCACAGACTATGCGAAGGCTCAAATTCAGAGTGCGGATAACTTTTACAAACAGGGCGTTTCGGAATCGAATACATCGTTTAATATCAATAGCGTGATCAGTCTCGGCGGCGGGGTGTTCAGTGTAACTGTTGATGAAAGCTGGGATGAAACGATTACTGATCCGAACTCAGGTAGTCAGACAAGCAAAAGCTTTTCCTATACTGACACTTACCAGCTTAAAGAAACGGCGCCCGGAATACTGAAAATTGTCG